In the genome of Populus alba chromosome 11, ASM523922v2, whole genome shotgun sequence, one region contains:
- the LOC118051865 gene encoding CBL-interacting serine/threonine-protein kinase 12, which yields MAANKTPNNNSNQSQSPLLGRYEIGKLLGHGTFAKVYHARNVKTNESVAIKVIDKEKILKVGLMAHIKREISILRRVRHPNIVQLFEVMATKAKIYFVMEYVRGGELFNKVAKGRLKEEVARRYFQQLISAVSFCHARGVFHRDLKPENLLLDENGNLKVSDFGLSAVPDQIRQDGLFHTFCGTPAYVAPEVLAKKGYDAAKVDIWSCGIVLFVLMAGYLPFQDQNIMVMYKKIYKGEFRCPRWFSSELVRLLSKLLDTNPVTRITIPEIMENRWFKKGFKHIKFYIEDDKVCSVQDEDDVDSSSDQSLSESESEFETRRRVTTLPRPASLNAFDIISFSPGFDLSGLFEDGGEGARFVSGAPVSKIISKLEEIAKVVSFTVRKKDCRVSLEGSREGVKGPLTIAAEIFELTPKLVVVEVKKKGGDKGEYDEFCNRELKPGLQKLMQEESEAAPAASVAASALAPSESPLFTIDPFPTDSSQSPMDPFPTNSTQLPLDPFPTDASHLPFDPFPTNSTQLPTDPFPTDTSHFPLDPFPSDASNLPSDSEY from the coding sequence ATGGCAGCCAACAAAACCCCAAACAACAATAGCAACCAAAGCCAAAGTCCTCTGCTCGGTCGGTACGAGATCGGAAAACTTCTTGGACATGGTACTTTTGCTAAAGTATACCATGCTAGAAACGTTAAAACCAACGAAAGTGTTGCCATCAAGgttattgacaaagaaaagatccTCAAGGTTGGTCTTATGGCTCATATCAAACGTGAAATCTCCATTCTTCGCCGTGTTCGCCACCCCAATATTGTCCAGCTTTTTGAAGTCATGGCTACAAAGGCCAAGATTTACTTTGTCATGGAATATGTTCGAGGCGGTGAATTGTTCAATAAAGTTGCCAAAGGTAGGTTAAAAGAAGAGGTTGCCAGGAGATATTTCCAGCAATTGATATCTGCTGTGTCTTTCTGTCATGCCAGAGGTGTGTTTCATCGCGATTTGAAGCCAGAGAATTTGTTGCTTGATGAGAATGGGAACTTGAAAGTTTCGGATTTCGGATTGAGTGCAGTGCCTGATCAGATTAGACAAGATGGTTTGTTCCATACTTTTTGTGGGACTCCTGCTTACGTTGCTCCTGAAGTTCTTGCGAAAAAAGGGTATGATGCTGCTAAGGTTGATATTTGGTCTTGTGGgattgttttgtttgtgttaaTGGCTGGTTATTTACCATTTCAAGATCAAAATATTATGGTTATGtataaaaagatttataagGGTGAGTTTAGATGTCCTAGATGGTTTTCTTCTGAGCTAGTTAGGCTTCTTTCTAAACTTCTTGATACTAACCCCGTCACAAGAATTACAATCCCCGAGATTATGGAGAATAGGTGGTTCAAAAAGGGgtttaaacatattaaattttatattgaagatgataaagTTTGTAGTGTTCAAGACGAGGATGATGTGGATTCATCTTCTGATCAATCATTATCTGAATCGGAATCGGAATTCGAAACTAGAAGAAGGGTTACCACTTTGCCTAGACCTGCAAGTTTGAATGCTTTTGATATTATATCGTTTTCGCCTGGGTTTGATTTATCTGGGTTGTTTGAGGACGGTGGGGAGGGAGCAAGGTTTGTTTCTGGGGCTCCTGTGTCGAAGATTATATCTAAGTTGGAGGAGATTGCTAAAGTTGTAAGCTTTACAGTTAGGAAAAAGGATTGTAGAGTGAGTTTGGAAGGTTCTAGAGAAGGTGTGAAAGGCCCTTTAACAATTGCAGCTGAGATATTTGAGTTGACACCGAAATTGGTTGTGGTGGAGGTTAAGAAGAAGGGAGGGGATAAAGGAGAGTACGACGAGTTTTGTAACAGGGAATTGAAACCTGGATTGCAGAAGTTGATGCAGGAGGAATCTGAGGCAGCACCTGCTGCTTCTGTGGCTGCTTCTGCTCTTGCTCCATCGGAATCCCCCCTATTCACCATCGATCCTTTTCCTACTGATTCTTCACAATCACCTATGGATCCTTTCCCTACCAATTCTACACAATTACCTCTGGATCCTTTTCCTACCGATGCTTCACATTTACCTTTCGACCCCTTTCCTACCAATTCTACACAATTACCTACGGATCCTTTTCCTACCGATACCTCACATTTTCCTCTAGATCCCTTTCCTAGCGATGCTTCAAATTTACCATCGGATTCTGAAtattag
- the LOC118051868 gene encoding anaphase-promoting complex subunit 13-like: MAELNMGILIDIVDEEWMRDTLPDDDLALPPVMVVRTDDAEDSNQDTQHVDADAWHDLALGNQ, encoded by the exons ATGGCAGAACTAAACATGGGTATTCTTATAGATATTGTGGACGAGGAATGGATGAGAGACACTTTGCCTGATGATG ATCTTGCATTACCACCAGTGATGGTTGTGAGGACTGATGATGCTGAAGATTCAA ATCAGGATACTCAACATGTTGATGCAGATGCTTGGCATGATTTGGCCTTAGGCAATCAGTAA
- the LOC118051869 gene encoding calmodulin-binding receptor kinase CaMRLK, translating to MEVFCRFLLVLSLLVFVESTCNSTDQELVSKAFGSVSGFNLSWFQHAGSTSNCSHPSVTEIRLPSRNLSGSISWHYLKNMSQLHIIDLSSNSLRGQVPSWFWSIKSLSDVNLSRNRLGGSVGFGINSSSSSMIKVLNLSTNRFTNLVKLSGFANLEVLDISHNEIGSLPSGFPNLTKLESLNISSCNISGNIRVISGLRSLKYLDVSNNTMSGKFPSDFPPLDGLMFLNVSLNNFSGLVSLDKYSKFGKSAFSHGGGLIFNTSKTPNNPVKKPRLNQTQLHKKTMKKYPPIYLHAKKTKPKSKTKTLVICVSATSSLVLVSIAICVFCMHRRRKIATRNKWAISKPAHLTFKMEKSGPFSFETESGSSWVADIKEPTSAPVIMSSKPLMNLTFKDLIVSTSHFGTDSLLAEGRCGPLYRAVLPGDLHVAIKVLENARDLDHDDAAALFEDISRLKHPNLLPLCGYCIAGKEKLVLYEFMFNGDLHRWLHELPTLKTNVEDWSTDTWENQNVHGFHAASPEEKTNWLTRHRIAVGVARGVAYLHHAGSTHGQLVASNILLSDSLEPRVADFGLRNVGSKNKSVGLEKQDCGFELDVYCFGVVLIELMTGKQGSEGNVEWVRRLVREGRGGDALDSRLRLGGDSVSEMVECLRVGYLCTAELPEKRPTMQQVLGLLKDIHPVLS from the exons ATGGAAGTGTTTTGCAGGTTTTTGCTTGTTCTTTCGCTGCTTGTGTTTGTAGAATCTACATGCAACAGTACGGACCAAGAACTAGTCTCAAAGGCTTTTGGCTCTGTCTCTGGCTTCAATCTTTCTTGGTTTCAACATGCTGGCTCGACTTCAAACTGTTCTCATCCTTCTGTGACAGAAATAAGGCTTCCTTCGAGAAACTTGAGTGGCAGCATTTCTTGGCATTATCTCAAGAACATGTCTCAGCTGCACATAATCGATCTCTCCAGCAATTCTCTTCGAGGTCAGGTGCCATCCTGGTTTTGGTCTATAAAGAGCTTGAGTGATGTCAATCTGTCCAGGAATAGGCTTGGAGGGAGCGTTGGGTTTGGAATTAATAGTTCATCTTCGTCAATGATTAAAGTTCTCAATCTCTCAACCAACAGGTTCACCAACTTGGTTAAACTCTCTGGTTTTGCAAATTTAGAGGTTCTTGATATCTCTCATAATGAAATAGGTTCTCTGCCTTCTGGTTTTCCTAACTTGACCAAGCTAGAGTCGCTTAACATATCAAGCTGCAACATTTCAGGCAACATAAGAGTCATTTCAGGTCTCCGATCATTGAAGTATCTAGATGTCTCGAACAACACCATGAGTGGTAAATTCCCTTCTGATTTCCCTCCTCTAGATGGCCTCATGTTCCTGAATGTTTCACTGAACAACTTCTCTGGACTCGTCAGCTTAGACAAGTACAGCAAATTTGGAAAATCTGCTTTTAGTCATGGTGGTGGTTTGATTTTCAATACCTCAAAAACCCCAAATAATCCCGTCAAGAAGCCACGTTTAAATCAAACCCAACTTCACaagaaaaccatgaaaaaatacCCACCAATTTACTTGCACGCCAAAAAAACCAAGCccaaatcaaaaaccaaaaccctGGTTATCTGTGTCTCAGCAACATCATCACTTGTTTTAGTTTCAATTGCCATTTGCGTCTTTTGCATGCACAGAAGACGAAAGATTGCAACGAGAAACAAATGGGCAATCTCTAAACCTGCCCACCTCACTTTCAAGATGGAAAAATCAGGGCCGTTCAGCTTTGAAACGGAGTCAGGTTCATCATGGGTGGCAGACATTAAAGAGCCAACATCAGCACCAGTGATCATGTCATCTAAGCCATTGATGAATTTGACTTTCAAGGACTTGATTGTTTCCACCTCCCACTTTGGCACCGACTCTCTCCTAGCAGAGGGCAGGTGTGGACCCCTCTACAGAGCTGTCCTGCCTGGAGATCTCCACGTGGCAATCAAGGTTTTGGAGAATGCAAGAGACCTTGATCATGATGATGCTGCGGCTCTTTTTGAAGATATTTCCAGACTTAAACACCCCAACCTCCTCCCGCTATGTGGGTACTGCATTGCAG GTAAAGAGAAGCTCGTATTGTACGAGTTCATGTTCAACGGGGATCTCCACCGTTGGCTCCACGAGCTTCCCACTCTCAAAACCAACGTAGAGGACTGGAGCACTGACACGTGGGAGAATCAAAACGTCCATGGGTTCCACGCTGCTTCCCCCGAAGAAAAAACTAACTGGCTCACGCGCCACCGAATCGCAGTCGGAGTGGCTCGTGGAGTTGCCTATCTCCACCATGCGGGATCTACTCACGGCCAGCTCGTCGCGTCCAACATCCTCCTCTCCGATTCTCTCGAACCTCGAGTTGCCGATTTTGGACTTAGAAATGTCGGCTCAAAGAACAAGAGTGTCGGTTTGGAAAAACAAGATTGTGGGTTTGAGCTTGACGTGTATTGTTTTGGTGTTGTGTTGATAGAGTTAATGACGGGTAAGCAAGGGAGTGAAGGGAATGTGGAGTGGGTTAGGCGGCTGGTGAGAGAGGGGCGTGGTGGTGATGCGCTTGACTCGAGACTGAGACTCGGTGGCGACTCGGTGAGCGAGATGGTCGAGTGTCTGCGAGTTGGATACCTTTGTACGGCTGAGCTGCCTGAGAAGAGACCCACCATGCAGCAAGTCTTGGGTTTGCTCAAAGACATACATCCCGTGTTGAGTTGA
- the LOC118051870 gene encoding uncharacterized protein isoform X2 — translation MASRKKHLEGIALLSMYNDDEEDDDEEMEDLEHQPNQSNDMEQDTLHDDNAMLTDEFQNTEEAEAEAEAATASRNSTPEGSLLRPLTPLQQQLQQGGTINLETKISSSRRGRLAIVDYGHDEVAMSPEPEEGEFEEELQSANGAIQEKSSPATAQILSPSVRATPQSSEHLEPSQPGEINDSTKESEAVNAEGANEVPAEGVDLLDKFLPPPPKEKCPEDLQKKIDKFLALKKIGRSFNAEVRNRKDYRNPDFLLHAVRYQDIDQIGSCFSKDVFDPHGYDQSDYYLEIEADMRRERERKEQELKRSPKVEFVSGGTQPGVAVPPTKFSLPIPVVTASGTHSSANAADAAPREGRQNKKSKWDKVDGDGRNPLSAGGHDSLAAAAALLSAANVGSGYTGFAQQKRREAEEKRSGERKLERRS, via the exons ATGGCGTCAAGAAAGAAACATTTAGAAGGAATCGCATTACTCTCAATGTACAACGACGATGAAGAAGACGATGATGAAGAAATGGAAGATCTCGAACACCAACCAAACCAATCTAACGACATGGAGCAAGATACTCTGCACGATGATAACGCTATGCTTACCGATGAATTCCAGAATAcagaagaagcagaagcagaagcagaagcagctACCGCTAGTCGGAATTCAACTCCCGAAGGAAGTCTTTTAAGGCCTTTGACGCCGCTGCAGCAGCAGCTGCAACAAGGAGGGACTATTAATTTGGAGACGAAGATTAGTAGTAGTAGGAGAGGGAGACTTGCTATTGTTGATTATGGTCACGATGAAGTTGCCATGTCCCCTGAACCTGAG GAAGGGGAGTTCGAAGAGGAGCTTCAAAGTGCCAATG GTGCTATCCAAGAAAAATCTTCTCCAGCAACTGCTCAGATTTTATCTCCTAGTGTTCGAGCAACTCCGCAGTCATCTGAACATCTAGAACCATCACAACCTGGTGAAATAAATGATAGCACTAAGGAATCAGAAGCTGTCAATGCTGAAGGTGCTAATGAGGTTCCTGCAGAGGGTGTTGATCTGTTGGATAAATTTCTTCCCCCGCCACCTAAAGAGAAGTGCCCAGAGGACCTGCAA aaaaaaattgataaatttcttgctttgaaaaaaattgggaGAAGCTTCAATGCAGAAGTCCGCAATAGGAAGGATTATAGGAACCCGGACTTCTTACTGCATGCTGTGAGGTATCAAGATATTGATCAGATAGGGTCTTGCTTCAGTAAAGATGTATTTGACCCTCATGGATACGACCAAAGCGACTACTATCTTGAGATAG AGGCTGATATGAGGCGTGAAAGGGAGAGGAAGGAGCAAGAGCTGAAGAGAAGTCCAAAGGTTGAATTTGTTTCAGGGGGGACTCAGCCTGGAGTGGCTGTACCTCCAACAAAGTTCAGTTTGCCTATTCCag TTGTCACTGCTAGTGGGACACATTCATCTGCAAATGCAGCCGATGCAGCTCCCCGTGAGGGTAGACAGAACAAGAAGTCAAAATGGGATAAG GTGGATGGTGATGGAAGGAATCCTTTATCAGCTGGTGGACATGATTCTTTAGCTGCAGCAGCAGCTCTGTTATCTGCAGCTAATGTTGGTTCTGGATACACGGGTTTTGC GCAGCAGAAACGGCGAGAGGCAGAAGAAAAAAGATCTGGAGAAAGGAAGTTGGAAAGAAGATCTTGA
- the LOC118051870 gene encoding uncharacterized protein isoform X1: MASRKKHLEGIALLSMYNDDEEDDDEEMEDLEHQPNQSNDMEQDTLHDDNAMLTDEFQNTEEAEAEAEAATASRNSTPEGSLLRPLTPLQQQLQQGGTINLETKISSSRRGRLAIVDYGHDEVAMSPEPEEGEFEEELQSANGAIQEKSSPATAQILSPSVRATPQSSEHLEPSQPGEINDSTKESEAVNAEGANEVPAEGVDLLDKFLPPPPKEKCPEDLQKKIDKFLALKKIGRSFNAEVRNRKDYRNPDFLLHAVRYQDIDQIGSCFSKDVFDPHGYDQSDYYLEIEADMRRERERKEQELKRSPKVEFVSGGTQPGVAVPPTKFSLPIPVVTASGTHSSANAADAAPREGRQNKKSKWDKVDGDGRNPLSAGGHDSLAAAAALLSAANVGSGYTGFAGPFSSWMAGSRNGERQKKKDLEKGSWKEDLEHSHREFTTIPFLGWTKLLEAT, from the exons ATGGCGTCAAGAAAGAAACATTTAGAAGGAATCGCATTACTCTCAATGTACAACGACGATGAAGAAGACGATGATGAAGAAATGGAAGATCTCGAACACCAACCAAACCAATCTAACGACATGGAGCAAGATACTCTGCACGATGATAACGCTATGCTTACCGATGAATTCCAGAATAcagaagaagcagaagcagaagcagaagcagctACCGCTAGTCGGAATTCAACTCCCGAAGGAAGTCTTTTAAGGCCTTTGACGCCGCTGCAGCAGCAGCTGCAACAAGGAGGGACTATTAATTTGGAGACGAAGATTAGTAGTAGTAGGAGAGGGAGACTTGCTATTGTTGATTATGGTCACGATGAAGTTGCCATGTCCCCTGAACCTGAG GAAGGGGAGTTCGAAGAGGAGCTTCAAAGTGCCAATG GTGCTATCCAAGAAAAATCTTCTCCAGCAACTGCTCAGATTTTATCTCCTAGTGTTCGAGCAACTCCGCAGTCATCTGAACATCTAGAACCATCACAACCTGGTGAAATAAATGATAGCACTAAGGAATCAGAAGCTGTCAATGCTGAAGGTGCTAATGAGGTTCCTGCAGAGGGTGTTGATCTGTTGGATAAATTTCTTCCCCCGCCACCTAAAGAGAAGTGCCCAGAGGACCTGCAA aaaaaaattgataaatttcttgctttgaaaaaaattgggaGAAGCTTCAATGCAGAAGTCCGCAATAGGAAGGATTATAGGAACCCGGACTTCTTACTGCATGCTGTGAGGTATCAAGATATTGATCAGATAGGGTCTTGCTTCAGTAAAGATGTATTTGACCCTCATGGATACGACCAAAGCGACTACTATCTTGAGATAG AGGCTGATATGAGGCGTGAAAGGGAGAGGAAGGAGCAAGAGCTGAAGAGAAGTCCAAAGGTTGAATTTGTTTCAGGGGGGACTCAGCCTGGAGTGGCTGTACCTCCAACAAAGTTCAGTTTGCCTATTCCag TTGTCACTGCTAGTGGGACACATTCATCTGCAAATGCAGCCGATGCAGCTCCCCGTGAGGGTAGACAGAACAAGAAGTCAAAATGGGATAAG GTGGATGGTGATGGAAGGAATCCTTTATCAGCTGGTGGACATGATTCTTTAGCTGCAGCAGCAGCTCTGTTATCTGCAGCTAATGTTGGTTCTGGATACACGGGTTTTGC TGGTCCATTTTCATCCTGGATGGCAGGCAGCAGAAACGGCGAGAGGCAGAAGAAAAAAGATCTGGAGAAAGGAAGTTGGAAAGAAGATCTTGAGCACTCCCACAGAGAATTCACTACCATACCATTCTTGGGATGGACAAAATTGCTCGAGGCAACATAG
- the LOC118051870 gene encoding uncharacterized protein isoform X4 produces MASRKKHLEGIALLSMYNDDEEDDDEEMEDLEHQPNQSNDMEQDTLHDDNAMLTDEFQNTEEAEAEAEAATASRNSTPEGSLLRPLTPLQQQLQQGGTINLETKISSSRRGRLAIVDYGHDEVAMSPEPEEGEFEEELQSANGAIQEKSSPATAQILSPSVRATPQSSEHLEPSQPGEINDSTKESEAVNAEGANEVPAEGVDLLDKFLPPPPKEKCPEDLQKKIDKFLALKKIGRSFNAEVRNRKDYRNPDFLLHAVRYQDIDQIGSCFSKDVFDPHGYDQSDYYLEIEADMRRERERKEQELKRSPKVEFVSGGTQPGVAVPPTKFSLPIPVVTASGTHSSANAADAAPREGRQNKKSKWDKVDGDGRNPLSAGGHDSLAAAAALLSAANVGSGYTGFA; encoded by the exons ATGGCGTCAAGAAAGAAACATTTAGAAGGAATCGCATTACTCTCAATGTACAACGACGATGAAGAAGACGATGATGAAGAAATGGAAGATCTCGAACACCAACCAAACCAATCTAACGACATGGAGCAAGATACTCTGCACGATGATAACGCTATGCTTACCGATGAATTCCAGAATAcagaagaagcagaagcagaagcagaagcagctACCGCTAGTCGGAATTCAACTCCCGAAGGAAGTCTTTTAAGGCCTTTGACGCCGCTGCAGCAGCAGCTGCAACAAGGAGGGACTATTAATTTGGAGACGAAGATTAGTAGTAGTAGGAGAGGGAGACTTGCTATTGTTGATTATGGTCACGATGAAGTTGCCATGTCCCCTGAACCTGAG GAAGGGGAGTTCGAAGAGGAGCTTCAAAGTGCCAATG GTGCTATCCAAGAAAAATCTTCTCCAGCAACTGCTCAGATTTTATCTCCTAGTGTTCGAGCAACTCCGCAGTCATCTGAACATCTAGAACCATCACAACCTGGTGAAATAAATGATAGCACTAAGGAATCAGAAGCTGTCAATGCTGAAGGTGCTAATGAGGTTCCTGCAGAGGGTGTTGATCTGTTGGATAAATTTCTTCCCCCGCCACCTAAAGAGAAGTGCCCAGAGGACCTGCAA aaaaaaattgataaatttcttgctttgaaaaaaattgggaGAAGCTTCAATGCAGAAGTCCGCAATAGGAAGGATTATAGGAACCCGGACTTCTTACTGCATGCTGTGAGGTATCAAGATATTGATCAGATAGGGTCTTGCTTCAGTAAAGATGTATTTGACCCTCATGGATACGACCAAAGCGACTACTATCTTGAGATAG AGGCTGATATGAGGCGTGAAAGGGAGAGGAAGGAGCAAGAGCTGAAGAGAAGTCCAAAGGTTGAATTTGTTTCAGGGGGGACTCAGCCTGGAGTGGCTGTACCTCCAACAAAGTTCAGTTTGCCTATTCCag TTGTCACTGCTAGTGGGACACATTCATCTGCAAATGCAGCCGATGCAGCTCCCCGTGAGGGTAGACAGAACAAGAAGTCAAAATGGGATAAG GTGGATGGTGATGGAAGGAATCCTTTATCAGCTGGTGGACATGATTCTTTAGCTGCAGCAGCAGCTCTGTTATCTGCAGCTAATGTTGGTTCTGGATACACGGGTTTTGC TTAA
- the LOC118051870 gene encoding uncharacterized protein isoform X3: MASRKKHLEGIALLSMYNDDEEDDDEEMEDLEHQPNQSNDMEQDTLHDDNAMLTDEFQNTEEAEAEAEAATASRNSTPEGSLLRPLTPLQQQLQQGGTINLETKISSSRRGRLAIVDYGHDEVAMSPEPEEGEFEEELQSANGAIQEKSSPATAQILSPSVRATPQSSEHLEPSQPGEINDSTKESEAVNAEGANEVPAEGVDLLDKFLPPPPKEKCPEDLQKKIDKFLALKKIGRSFNAEVRNRKDYRNPDFLLHAVRYQDIDQIGSCFSKDVFDPHGYDQSDYYLEIEADMRRERERKEQELKRSPKVEFVSGGTQPGVAVPPTKFSLPIPVVTASGTHSSANAADAAPREGRQNKKSKWDKVDGDGRNPLSAGGHDSLAAAAALLSAANVGSGYTGFACVQPLS; encoded by the exons ATGGCGTCAAGAAAGAAACATTTAGAAGGAATCGCATTACTCTCAATGTACAACGACGATGAAGAAGACGATGATGAAGAAATGGAAGATCTCGAACACCAACCAAACCAATCTAACGACATGGAGCAAGATACTCTGCACGATGATAACGCTATGCTTACCGATGAATTCCAGAATAcagaagaagcagaagcagaagcagaagcagctACCGCTAGTCGGAATTCAACTCCCGAAGGAAGTCTTTTAAGGCCTTTGACGCCGCTGCAGCAGCAGCTGCAACAAGGAGGGACTATTAATTTGGAGACGAAGATTAGTAGTAGTAGGAGAGGGAGACTTGCTATTGTTGATTATGGTCACGATGAAGTTGCCATGTCCCCTGAACCTGAG GAAGGGGAGTTCGAAGAGGAGCTTCAAAGTGCCAATG GTGCTATCCAAGAAAAATCTTCTCCAGCAACTGCTCAGATTTTATCTCCTAGTGTTCGAGCAACTCCGCAGTCATCTGAACATCTAGAACCATCACAACCTGGTGAAATAAATGATAGCACTAAGGAATCAGAAGCTGTCAATGCTGAAGGTGCTAATGAGGTTCCTGCAGAGGGTGTTGATCTGTTGGATAAATTTCTTCCCCCGCCACCTAAAGAGAAGTGCCCAGAGGACCTGCAA aaaaaaattgataaatttcttgctttgaaaaaaattgggaGAAGCTTCAATGCAGAAGTCCGCAATAGGAAGGATTATAGGAACCCGGACTTCTTACTGCATGCTGTGAGGTATCAAGATATTGATCAGATAGGGTCTTGCTTCAGTAAAGATGTATTTGACCCTCATGGATACGACCAAAGCGACTACTATCTTGAGATAG AGGCTGATATGAGGCGTGAAAGGGAGAGGAAGGAGCAAGAGCTGAAGAGAAGTCCAAAGGTTGAATTTGTTTCAGGGGGGACTCAGCCTGGAGTGGCTGTACCTCCAACAAAGTTCAGTTTGCCTATTCCag TTGTCACTGCTAGTGGGACACATTCATCTGCAAATGCAGCCGATGCAGCTCCCCGTGAGGGTAGACAGAACAAGAAGTCAAAATGGGATAAG GTGGATGGTGATGGAAGGAATCCTTTATCAGCTGGTGGACATGATTCTTTAGCTGCAGCAGCAGCTCTGTTATCTGCAGCTAATGTTGGTTCTGGATACACGGGTTTTGC CTGTGTCCAACCTCTAAGTTAA